In a genomic window of Octadecabacter temperatus:
- the pyrF gene encoding orotidine-5'-phosphate decarboxylase has product MTADDRLIVALDIPDALAGLALAEKLGDAVSFYKIGLGMLTGGGLALANELADEHGKRIFLDMKLFDIGATVEAAVRGLSQFNHDFLTVHGDPHVVRAAAEGKGGSDMKILAVTILTSLDRTDLDASCIKAGDITDLVQERAGLALSNGADGVIASPQEAALIRALPEATGKLIVTPGVRPAGADLGDQKRVTTPAQAIENGADHVVVGRPIWKNANPKAAAEAVLAELRSS; this is encoded by the coding sequence ATGACTGCCGATGACCGCCTAATCGTTGCTTTAGATATACCTGACGCGCTAGCCGGACTGGCCCTTGCCGAGAAACTTGGCGATGCGGTTTCGTTCTATAAGATCGGTTTGGGCATGTTGACGGGTGGCGGCTTGGCCCTCGCGAATGAACTGGCGGACGAGCACGGCAAACGCATTTTCCTCGATATGAAACTGTTTGATATCGGCGCAACAGTTGAGGCCGCCGTGCGCGGGTTGTCCCAATTCAACCACGATTTCCTAACCGTCCACGGTGATCCGCACGTTGTGCGCGCCGCTGCCGAAGGGAAAGGCGGATCCGACATGAAGATCCTTGCCGTAACGATCCTGACATCGCTGGATCGCACCGACCTTGATGCGTCTTGCATCAAAGCAGGCGATATTACGGACCTTGTCCAAGAACGTGCAGGCCTTGCGCTTTCCAATGGTGCGGACGGTGTTATCGCGTCCCCGCAGGAAGCTGCCCTTATTCGCGCGCTTCCTGAAGCGACCGGAAAGCTGATCGTCACCCCTGGTGTACGCCCAGCAGGTGCCGATTTGGGCGATCAAAAGCGGGTCACAACCCCTGCCCAAGCCATCGAAAACGGTGCCGATCACGTGGTTGTTGGCCGCCCAATTTGGAAAAACGCGAACCCGAAAGCAGCCGCTGAAGCGGTTCTGGCAGAACTCCGCTCATCTTAA
- a CDS encoding NfeD family protein, which translates to MSLINEWWVWMGASLVLAILEVFAPGWIFLGFAVGAFFLGAMIALGIGTGLSIAWSLVIFAALSLIGYVLMRQMFGVRRGQVKIWDRDIND; encoded by the coding sequence ATGTCCTTAATCAATGAATGGTGGGTCTGGATGGGCGCGTCACTCGTGCTTGCGATCCTTGAAGTCTTTGCACCCGGGTGGATCTTTCTGGGATTCGCAGTTGGCGCGTTCTTCCTTGGTGCAATGATCGCACTGGGGATCGGCACTGGCTTGTCGATCGCATGGTCTTTGGTGATTTTCGCAGCTTTGTCTTTGATCGGCTACGTTCTGATGCGCCAGATGTTTGGCGTTCGTCGGGGACAGGTGAAAATCTGGGACAGAGATATCAATGATTAA
- the msrQ gene encoding protein-methionine-sulfoxide reductase heme-binding subunit MsrQ: MSAVIDTLNAALRKVPAWSLYILLTLPIPYLFYSAATGGMGVEPINALEREMGELGLKLIILGLAITPLRKYLKLNLLKFRRAIGVMAFVYVAVHLGIWVVLDMSLRFEQMWSDIWKRPYITIGMVAFLGMIPLAVTSNNLSLRKMGAAAWRKLHKLVYPIAVLGGVHYIMVQKVWEVEPMVFLAVILALLATRIKWATKARTAPGV, from the coding sequence ATGTCCGCAGTAATCGACACCCTTAACGCCGCTCTCCGCAAGGTTCCCGCTTGGAGCCTATATATACTGCTGACCCTTCCGATCCCGTATCTATTCTATAGTGCGGCAACGGGCGGCATGGGTGTCGAGCCGATCAACGCGCTGGAGCGTGAGATGGGAGAGCTGGGATTGAAGCTGATCATCCTCGGCCTCGCGATCACGCCGCTGCGCAAATATCTAAAGCTGAACTTGCTGAAATTCCGCCGCGCCATTGGCGTGATGGCCTTCGTCTATGTTGCTGTGCATCTGGGGATCTGGGTCGTTCTTGATATGTCGTTGCGGTTTGAACAGATGTGGAGCGATATCTGGAAGCGTCCCTATATCACCATCGGCATGGTTGCTTTCCTTGGGATGATCCCGCTGGCGGTCACATCCAACAACCTTTCCCTTCGCAAAATGGGTGCCGCGGCGTGGCGCAAGTTGCACAAGCTGGTTTACCCAATCGCAGTGCTGGGCGGGGTACACTATATAATGGTGCAAAAAGTCTGGGAGGTTGAGCCGATGGTTTTCCTGGCCGTTATTTTGGCGCTGCTCGCAACACGGATTAAATGGGCCACTAAGGCTCGTACTGCTCCGGGCGTTTAA
- the msrP gene encoding protein-methionine-sulfoxide reductase catalytic subunit MsrP: MAFRWKNNLTHADVTPEPIWLNRRAVLAGMAGAGALGGSVAAQESLEPNTWEEITTYNNFYEFGTGKSDPADNAGDMVTDGWEITIDGMVDNPGTFSLADLTADMTMEERLYRFRCVEAWSMVIPWNGFELADLLNKAGVQSGATHVAFETAVLPDVMPGVRRRVIEFPYVEGLRLDEAMHPLTIMATGVYDRPLANQSGAPIRLVVPWKYGFKSIKSIVRITLTDEQPKTSWNDINAREYGFYSNVNPEVDHPRWSQASERVIGGGLFAARQDTLMFNGYPEVASLYDGMDLSVEF; this comes from the coding sequence ATGGCCTTTCGCTGGAAAAACAACCTTACGCACGCAGACGTCACACCTGAGCCGATTTGGCTGAACCGTCGTGCGGTGCTTGCTGGCATGGCGGGCGCTGGTGCGCTTGGTGGATCTGTCGCGGCGCAAGAATCGCTTGAGCCGAATACTTGGGAAGAGATTACGACCTACAATAACTTCTATGAATTCGGCACGGGCAAATCAGACCCAGCTGACAACGCTGGCGATATGGTTACGGACGGTTGGGAAATTACCATCGACGGGATGGTCGACAATCCCGGCACGTTCTCATTGGCTGACTTAACCGCTGATATGACCATGGAAGAACGCCTGTATCGGTTCCGCTGCGTTGAAGCTTGGTCGATGGTTATCCCTTGGAACGGATTTGAGCTGGCAGATTTGCTTAACAAAGCTGGCGTACAATCGGGTGCGACGCACGTCGCGTTCGAAACCGCAGTGTTGCCAGATGTCATGCCCGGCGTGCGACGCCGCGTGATTGAATTCCCGTATGTTGAAGGCCTTCGCTTGGATGAAGCGATGCATCCGCTGACGATTATGGCAACGGGCGTTTATGACCGCCCACTCGCGAACCAATCCGGCGCGCCGATCCGATTGGTCGTGCCATGGAAATATGGTTTCAAGTCTATCAAATCTATTGTGCGGATTACCCTGACGGATGAACAACCCAAAACGTCTTGGAATGACATCAACGCGCGCGAATATGGCTTCTATAGTAATGTGAATCCCGAGGTGGATCATCCACGTTGGTCTCAGGCATCTGAACGGGTGATCGGTGGTGGCCTGTTTGCGGCCCGCCAAGACACACTGATGTTCAATGGCTATCCAGAAGTTGCCAGCCTTTATGACGGGATGGATTTGAGCGTCGAGTTCTAA
- a CDS encoding MFS transporter produces the protein MTQTNTRTATLLIMALFALQPMAFGAWLAMIPYIKETLELSKGQLAVALLGMPVALIPTLQLASRVVAKIGPRKTFAFLLPIQTVFALLPFLATSIPTLFGALAMLGATVAFLEVALNTYAGRLEKAESLNIMSRCHGFWALGVGIGSFLATFLFGIGPMLAVFVICAASAAAGVWAGLKLPQLAGEEDAAQAKPRKLSQMPKALFIIAMFVFTISLAEGAMADWAAVYLAERWGGGAEDAGIAVTVFAGFLAGGRFIGDYMKGRLGSRGVARLTVGLALIGVCCLTLTSSVPFTFVGFALIGLGVSIGFPLGVSAAASLDDSHEAQNIATMAMIAMSAFLFGPPLIGLVSEAFSLRVAFLGLFPGLCLAFWLARVFPAR, from the coding sequence ATGACACAAACGAACACCCGCACAGCGACACTTCTTATAATGGCGCTCTTTGCTCTTCAGCCGATGGCGTTTGGCGCGTGGCTGGCGATGATCCCCTATATTAAGGAAACGCTTGAGCTGTCGAAGGGGCAGTTGGCAGTGGCGCTTCTGGGGATGCCGGTTGCACTTATCCCGACGTTGCAGCTTGCCAGTCGCGTTGTCGCAAAGATTGGGCCGCGCAAGACCTTTGCGTTCTTGTTGCCAATACAAACGGTCTTTGCGCTTTTGCCATTTCTTGCCACTTCTATACCGACGTTGTTTGGCGCGCTCGCAATGCTGGGCGCAACGGTCGCGTTTTTGGAGGTTGCGCTAAACACATATGCAGGGCGGTTAGAGAAAGCAGAAAGCCTGAACATCATGTCACGCTGCCACGGGTTCTGGGCGCTGGGCGTTGGGATCGGCTCATTTCTAGCGACATTTCTTTTCGGTATAGGCCCAATGTTGGCGGTCTTTGTTATTTGTGCGGCGTCTGCTGCGGCGGGCGTTTGGGCCGGCCTTAAGTTACCTCAACTTGCCGGAGAAGAAGACGCCGCGCAGGCCAAGCCGCGCAAGCTTAGCCAGATGCCAAAGGCGCTCTTTATTATCGCCATGTTTGTTTTCACGATTTCACTTGCTGAAGGGGCAATGGCTGATTGGGCCGCAGTGTATCTGGCGGAACGTTGGGGTGGTGGTGCGGAAGATGCCGGAATCGCCGTGACTGTGTTTGCGGGCTTCCTCGCGGGAGGGCGATTCATTGGGGACTATATGAAAGGTCGCTTGGGTTCGCGCGGGGTAGCGCGGTTAACCGTTGGTCTGGCCTTGATCGGTGTATGCTGCCTGACACTTACATCAAGTGTTCCTTTTACCTTTGTCGGCTTTGCTTTGATTGGCCTAGGTGTCTCAATTGGGTTTCCACTCGGCGTATCAGCGGCCGCATCTCTGGATGACTCCCACGAGGCACAAAACATTGCGACGATGGCGATGATCGCAATGAGCGCATTTCTCTTCGGACCACCGCTTATAGGCCTCGTATCGGAAGCGTTCTCTTTACGGGTCGCTTTCTTGGGTCTGTTCCCGGGGCTGTGTCTCGCATTTTGGCTCGCACGAGTTTTTCCTGCTCGCTGA
- a CDS encoding DNA polymerase IV, producing the protein MPALCRACLHTFETGTRCPVCRSPRVTAHEELFDLSIAHMDCDAFYASVEKRDNPELEGKAVIIGGGHRGVVSTCCYIARIKGVRSAMPMFQALKLCPEAVIVRGRMERYVEVSRQVRALMDELTPTVEPLSLDEAFMDLTGTEKLHGASPAVMLARLTKRMSDEIGITGSIGLSHNKFLAKVASDLDKPRGYSVIGAKETTEFLRPKPVKLIWGIGPVAQQSLDAAGIRTFDDLLRWDRRDLHDRFGGMGERLYSLARGEDARRISASTPVKGLSNETTFNEDTNDPDILDGHIWRMAEKVSARAKAKDKAGRVVTLKLKRGNHKLLSKRQSLHQPTQLADTIYRTARALFDQVGDQGPYRLLGVGISELVPAGDADREGDLLDPNATKRAEAERAADAIREKFGNDAIKKGRALR; encoded by the coding sequence ATGCCAGCCCTTTGTCGCGCCTGCCTTCATACGTTCGAAACGGGAACACGCTGTCCCGTGTGCCGCTCGCCGCGCGTGACGGCCCATGAGGAACTGTTCGATCTGTCTATCGCGCATATGGACTGTGACGCGTTTTATGCCTCAGTGGAAAAACGCGACAACCCCGAGCTTGAAGGCAAAGCCGTCATCATTGGCGGCGGACATCGCGGTGTCGTGTCTACGTGTTGCTATATCGCCCGCATCAAGGGTGTGCGCTCTGCTATGCCGATGTTTCAGGCCCTCAAACTTTGCCCGGAGGCCGTGATCGTACGCGGACGAATGGAACGATATGTCGAGGTGTCTCGCCAAGTACGCGCGCTGATGGATGAGCTCACCCCAACCGTAGAACCCCTTTCGCTAGACGAAGCCTTTATGGACCTTACCGGCACCGAGAAACTACACGGTGCATCACCGGCTGTAATGTTGGCGCGGCTCACCAAACGCATGTCTGACGAAATCGGAATTACAGGCTCAATCGGGCTTAGCCACAACAAGTTTCTCGCAAAGGTTGCCTCTGACTTGGACAAGCCGCGCGGCTATTCGGTGATTGGGGCGAAAGAAACGACTGAATTCTTACGCCCAAAGCCCGTTAAACTGATTTGGGGTATCGGCCCCGTTGCCCAGCAAAGTCTCGATGCTGCAGGCATTCGCACTTTTGACGACCTGCTGCGCTGGGACCGGCGTGATTTACATGATCGTTTTGGCGGCATGGGGGAACGTCTGTATTCCCTTGCACGGGGCGAAGATGCGCGGCGCATTTCAGCCAGTACTCCTGTTAAGGGTCTAAGCAACGAAACAACGTTCAATGAGGATACGAACGATCCGGATATCCTAGACGGTCACATCTGGCGCATGGCCGAAAAGGTTTCGGCACGGGCGAAAGCAAAAGACAAAGCGGGCCGGGTCGTGACCCTCAAGCTCAAACGCGGCAACCACAAACTCCTCAGCAAACGTCAAAGCCTGCACCAACCTACGCAACTCGCCGACACGATCTATCGCACAGCCCGCGCGCTGTTTGATCAAGTCGGGGATCAAGGTCCATACCGCCTTCTCGGCGTTGGTATTTCCGAATTGGTACCCGCTGGTGATGCCGACCGTGAGGGTGACTTGCTCGACCCGAACGCCACCAAACGCGCCGAAGCCGAACGCGCCGCAGACGCGATCCGTGAGAAATTCGGAAACGATGCCATTAAGAAGGGACGTGCGTTGCGTTAG
- the clpB gene encoding ATP-dependent chaperone ClpB, whose protein sequence is MNLEKFTERSRGFIQAAQTIAMRESHQRLSPEHLLKALLDDDQGLAANLINASGGDAARVMQNVDIALSKQASVTGDAAQTYMDGTTGKVLAEAEKLAQKAGDSFVPVERVLMALALVKSKAKDALDAGNVTAQGLNSAINDIRKGRTADTASAEEGYDALKKYALDLTARAREGKIDPIIGRDEEIRRSMQVLSRRTKNNPVLIGEPGVGKTAIAEGLALRIVDGDVPESLRNKSLLSLDMGALIAGAKYRGEFEERLKAVLSEVTEAAGEIIIFIDEMHTLVGAGKGDGAMDAANLVKPALARGELHCIGATTLDEYRKYVEKDAALARRFQPIVVQEPTVEDTVSILRGIKEKYELHHGVRISDSALVSAATLSHRYITDRFLPDKAIDLVDEAASRLRMEVDSKPEELDQLDRQIMQLQIEAEALRNEDDAASKDRLEKLEGELSNLQEQSASMTAKWQAERDKLEGARGLKEKLDRARAELDIAKREGNLAKAGELSYGVIPELEKQLGDAEDSDVMVEEAVRPEQIASVVERWTGVPVAKMLEGEREKLLRMEDGLHKRVIGQNSAVKAVANAVRRARAGLNDEGRPLGSFLFLGPTGVGKTELTKAVAEFLFDDDNAMVRIDMSEFMEKHAVARLIGAPPGYVGYEEGGVLTEAVRRRPYQVILFDEVEKAHPDVFNVLLQVLDDGVLTDGQGRTVDFKQTLIILTSNLGSQALSQLPEGSDAADAKRDVMDAVRAHFRPEFLNRLDETVIFDRLARDDMDGIVTIQMARLLKRLASRKINLALNDEARTWLADEGYDPVFGARPLKRVIQRALQDPLAEMLLAGDVKDGDTVPVSAGSDGLLVGDRVSESKRPKPDDAVVH, encoded by the coding sequence ATGAACCTTGAAAAGTTCACAGAGCGGTCACGCGGCTTTATTCAGGCCGCCCAAACGATCGCAATGCGCGAAAGCCATCAACGGCTTTCCCCAGAACATCTACTCAAAGCCTTGTTGGATGATGACCAAGGGCTTGCCGCGAACCTGATCAATGCTTCGGGCGGTGATGCCGCACGGGTCATGCAGAACGTAGACATAGCGCTCAGTAAGCAGGCGTCAGTGACTGGCGATGCAGCCCAGACCTATATGGATGGCACGACTGGCAAAGTGCTGGCGGAGGCTGAAAAGCTCGCCCAGAAAGCGGGCGACAGCTTTGTGCCGGTCGAACGTGTTTTGATGGCACTGGCTTTGGTGAAGTCCAAAGCCAAGGATGCGCTCGATGCAGGTAATGTCACAGCGCAAGGTCTGAATTCTGCAATCAATGATATTCGCAAGGGGCGCACGGCTGATACCGCATCGGCGGAAGAAGGGTATGACGCGCTGAAGAAATATGCGCTCGACCTGACGGCGCGGGCGCGTGAGGGTAAGATTGACCCGATCATTGGCCGTGACGAAGAAATTCGCCGTTCAATGCAGGTTTTGTCGCGTCGCACGAAGAACAATCCCGTTCTTATTGGTGAACCGGGCGTGGGTAAAACCGCGATTGCGGAGGGCCTTGCCCTGCGCATTGTTGACGGTGACGTCCCTGAATCCCTGCGCAACAAGTCCCTGCTGTCCCTCGACATGGGGGCGTTGATTGCTGGCGCGAAGTATCGCGGTGAATTTGAAGAACGCCTGAAGGCTGTGCTGTCTGAGGTGACAGAAGCCGCGGGCGAGATCATCATCTTCATCGACGAAATGCACACGCTTGTCGGCGCTGGTAAAGGTGACGGCGCGATGGATGCGGCCAACCTGGTTAAACCTGCGCTTGCGCGGGGTGAGCTGCACTGTATCGGTGCGACCACGCTCGATGAATATCGCAAATACGTTGAAAAGGACGCAGCCTTAGCGCGTCGTTTCCAGCCTATTGTGGTTCAAGAGCCAACTGTCGAAGACACGGTTTCAATTTTGCGCGGCATTAAGGAAAAGTATGAACTCCACCACGGCGTTCGTATTTCTGACAGCGCGTTGGTTTCTGCGGCAACGCTTAGCCATCGCTACATCACGGACCGTTTCTTACCTGACAAGGCGATCGACCTTGTCGATGAAGCCGCGTCGCGTTTGCGGATGGAAGTCGACAGTAAACCTGAAGAGCTGGATCAGTTGGATCGCCAGATCATGCAATTGCAAATTGAGGCCGAGGCCTTGCGCAATGAAGATGATGCTGCGTCCAAAGATCGTCTTGAAAAGCTCGAAGGGGAACTTTCGAACCTTCAAGAACAGTCGGCGTCTATGACGGCGAAATGGCAGGCGGAACGCGATAAGCTTGAGGGCGCGCGTGGGCTTAAGGAAAAGCTGGATCGTGCACGTGCCGAGTTGGATATAGCTAAGCGTGAAGGCAACCTCGCCAAGGCGGGTGAGCTTTCTTATGGCGTAATTCCTGAGCTTGAAAAGCAGTTGGGCGATGCTGAAGACAGCGACGTTATGGTCGAAGAAGCCGTGCGCCCTGAACAGATCGCAAGCGTGGTTGAGCGTTGGACAGGTGTGCCTGTCGCGAAGATGCTGGAAGGCGAGCGCGAGAAGTTGTTGCGCATGGAAGACGGGTTGCACAAGCGCGTCATAGGCCAGAATTCTGCGGTGAAAGCGGTCGCGAATGCAGTGCGCCGGGCGCGCGCTGGACTGAACGATGAGGGGCGGCCTTTGGGCAGCTTCCTTTTCCTCGGGCCAACGGGTGTCGGTAAAACTGAGCTTACCAAGGCCGTCGCTGAGTTCTTGTTTGATGATGACAACGCGATGGTGCGCATCGATATGTCTGAATTCATGGAAAAGCACGCGGTTGCGCGCTTGATCGGTGCCCCTCCGGGCTATGTCGGCTATGAGGAAGGCGGAGTATTGACCGAAGCTGTGCGCCGTCGCCCGTATCAGGTGATCCTGTTTGACGAAGTCGAAAAAGCGCACCCTGATGTGTTCAACGTGCTGTTGCAGGTTCTGGATGATGGTGTGTTGACGGACGGCCAAGGTCGCACCGTTGATTTCAAGCAAACGCTGATCATCCTGACATCAAACCTTGGGTCACAGGCGTTAAGCCAGTTGCCGGAAGGATCGGATGCGGCGGATGCGAAACGTGATGTGATGGATGCGGTTCGGGCACACTTCCGCCCTGAGTTCCTCAATCGGTTGGACGAAACCGTCATCTTCGATCGCCTCGCACGGGATGACATGGATGGGATTGTTACCATTCAGATGGCGCGACTTCTTAAGCGGCTTGCCTCACGCAAGATCAATCTAGCACTCAATGACGAGGCGCGGACATGGCTTGCCGATGAAGGGTATGACCCAGTGTTCGGCGCACGCCCGTTGAAACGGGTGATCCAACGCGCGCTGCAAGATCCACTGGCAGAAATGCTATTGGCGGGTGATGTGAAGGATGGCGACACGGTTCCTGTGTCCGCTGGTTCAGATGGTTTGCTGGTTGGAGACCGCGTAAGCGAATCCAAACGGCCCAAACCGGATGATGCTGTCGTTCATTAA
- a CDS encoding N-formylglutamate amidohydrolase, with translation MTDVANNPSYLLRRPETRATSVVFASPHSGRKYPASFLNKIELNELEVRSSEDAFVDDLFGAAVEYGAPLLLAQSPRSFLDLNRGPDELDPAVIDGVRRVAHNPRIVSGLGVIPRVVANGRAIYRGKLTLTEAHTRISTVWRPYHDTLQMLMDEAHSTFGEAILIDCHSMPNEALENVGPPGAARPDIVLGDRFGASAASSVVEHVEAAFASAGFRVARNMPFAGAYMCQHYGRPSRRHHAVQVEINRSLYMDEAAIKPNANFKAFKAALDGVIAEVADIGRKDNLRIAAE, from the coding sequence ACAGACGTTGCGAACAATCCATCCTACCTGCTGCGGCGTCCTGAAACGCGTGCAACCTCAGTGGTATTTGCATCGCCCCATTCCGGGCGCAAGTATCCGGCGTCCTTTTTGAACAAGATTGAGCTGAACGAGCTTGAAGTGCGTTCTTCTGAGGATGCTTTTGTCGATGATTTATTCGGCGCAGCTGTTGAATACGGTGCGCCGTTGCTTTTGGCGCAATCCCCACGATCCTTTTTGGATTTGAATCGCGGGCCTGATGAACTTGACCCAGCTGTTATCGATGGCGTGCGCCGCGTTGCACATAACCCGCGGATCGTGAGTGGATTAGGGGTGATTCCGCGTGTCGTTGCCAATGGACGTGCGATCTATCGTGGAAAACTGACATTGACTGAAGCTCACACGCGGATCAGCACGGTTTGGCGACCGTATCACGACACGTTGCAGATGCTTATGGATGAGGCGCATTCGACATTTGGAGAAGCGATTCTCATTGATTGCCATTCCATGCCCAATGAGGCGCTTGAGAACGTTGGGCCGCCCGGTGCGGCGCGCCCCGATATCGTTCTTGGCGACCGTTTTGGTGCATCCGCGGCCAGTTCAGTTGTGGAACACGTCGAGGCGGCGTTTGCGTCTGCGGGCTTTAGGGTCGCACGCAATATGCCATTCGCTGGTGCTTACATGTGTCAGCATTACGGGCGCCCGTCACGGCGTCACCATGCTGTTCAGGTCGAGATTAACCGCTCTCTCTATATGGATGAAGCTGCGATCAAACCGAATGCGAACTTCAAAGCGTTTAAAGCGGCTTTGGATGGGGTGATCGCGGAAGTCGCGGATATCGGACGTAAAGACAATTTGCGGATCGCGGCTGAATAG
- a CDS encoding SPFH domain-containing protein, translated as MDIENLLTGGNIVLLLLAAFIIICILLGVRIVPQSEKYVVERFGRLRAVLGPGINFIIPFLDRVAHKISILERQLPVMGQDAITSDNVLVQVETSVFYRITEPEKTVYRIRDVDGAISTTVAGIVRSEIGKMELDQVQANRTGLILAIQDQLAAQVDDWGIEVTRAEILDVNLDAATRAAMLQQLNAERARRAQVTEAEGKKRSVELQADAELYAAEQAAKARRVSADAEAYATQVVAVAIAENGLEAAQYQVALKQVEAVNAMSSSSGTNTVVLPANLIESFGDAFKMLKGR; from the coding sequence ATGGATATTGAAAACCTTCTTACTGGCGGGAATATCGTCCTGCTCTTGCTGGCAGCCTTTATTATCATTTGTATTTTGCTTGGTGTGCGGATTGTTCCGCAATCCGAAAAATACGTTGTGGAACGTTTTGGTCGTCTCCGCGCGGTGCTTGGACCAGGCATCAACTTTATCATCCCATTCCTTGATCGCGTTGCGCACAAGATTTCGATCCTTGAACGCCAGCTGCCTGTTATGGGCCAAGACGCGATCACATCGGACAACGTGTTGGTGCAAGTCGAAACATCCGTGTTTTACCGCATCACCGAGCCGGAAAAGACGGTTTACCGTATTCGCGACGTAGATGGCGCGATTTCCACGACTGTTGCGGGTATTGTACGTTCTGAAATCGGTAAGATGGAATTGGACCAAGTGCAGGCGAATCGCACGGGTCTGATCCTTGCGATTCAAGATCAGCTTGCTGCGCAGGTTGATGATTGGGGTATCGAAGTTACACGCGCTGAAATTCTTGACGTAAACTTGGATGCAGCGACACGTGCTGCGATGCTTCAGCAGTTGAATGCGGAACGTGCGCGTCGTGCGCAAGTGACCGAGGCCGAAGGTAAGAAGCGTTCTGTTGAACTTCAGGCTGACGCAGAACTTTACGCCGCTGAACAGGCCGCGAAAGCGCGCCGTGTATCTGCGGATGCTGAAGCCTACGCGACACAAGTTGTTGCGGTAGCGATTGCTGAGAACGGTTTGGAAGCGGCGCAATACCAAGTCGCATTGAAGCAAGTTGAAGCTGTGAACGCGATGAGCTCTTCTTCTGGCACCAACACGGTCGTCTTGCCAGCTAACTTGATTGAAAGCTTTGGCGATGCCTTCAAAATGTTGAAAGGTCGATAA
- a CDS encoding FMN-binding glutamate synthase family protein: protein MFSNFSMSVFEGLAIALIIAVGIVIAVIAVLFVIDRTQTQDAIRRNYPVVGRFRYVFSSLGEFFRQYFFAMDREELPFNRAQRDWVKHAADDGSSTVAFGSTRNLSVPGTPIFTNAAFPPLDNQFASTEPLVIGETARTPYSAKSIFNLSGMSYGAISKPAVQALAKGCAKAGIWMNTGEGGLSPYHLEGGCDIVFQMGTAKYGVRDGDGNLDDVKLREVAETPQVKMIEIKLAQGAKPGKGGILPAAKISAEIAEIRGLPKGKDGISPNRHAEVDDWNDLLDFITHVREVTGLPTGIKTVMGSEAAFAEFFDTIIERGVETAPDFITLDGGEGGTGAAPMPLIDLVGVSIREALPLVSAMRNERGLKDRIRIVASGKLVNPGDIAWALCAGADFVTSARGFMFSLGCIQALKCNKNTCPTGITTHDPRFQQGLVPEEKWEKVAAYAKGINKEVETIAHSVGVAEPRLMRRNHVRIVQPHGNSIPLSTLYPS from the coding sequence ATGTTTTCTAACTTTTCAATGTCCGTGTTCGAAGGTCTTGCGATTGCGTTGATCATTGCCGTTGGCATCGTAATTGCCGTGATCGCCGTTCTTTTCGTGATTGATCGAACCCAGACCCAAGACGCCATTCGCCGGAATTACCCAGTGGTGGGGCGTTTCCGATATGTGTTCTCCTCGCTTGGTGAGTTTTTTCGCCAGTATTTTTTCGCGATGGACCGTGAAGAACTGCCTTTCAACCGCGCGCAACGCGATTGGGTGAAGCACGCGGCCGACGATGGCAGCAGCACCGTTGCGTTTGGATCGACGCGAAACTTGTCCGTCCCAGGAACACCGATATTTACCAACGCAGCCTTTCCGCCGTTAGATAATCAGTTCGCCAGCACCGAGCCATTGGTTATCGGCGAAACGGCCCGCACACCGTATTCGGCGAAATCTATTTTCAACCTATCAGGCATGTCTTACGGCGCGATTTCAAAGCCTGCGGTCCAAGCGCTGGCCAAAGGATGTGCGAAAGCTGGGATATGGATGAACACGGGCGAGGGCGGATTGTCTCCGTATCATTTGGAAGGGGGCTGCGACATCGTCTTTCAGATGGGCACTGCGAAGTATGGCGTGCGCGATGGCGACGGAAACCTTGATGACGTAAAGCTGCGCGAAGTCGCGGAAACACCGCAAGTAAAAATGATCGAGATCAAGCTCGCGCAGGGCGCTAAGCCGGGGAAGGGCGGCATCCTACCAGCCGCAAAAATTAGCGCCGAAATCGCAGAAATCCGCGGCCTTCCAAAAGGCAAAGATGGCATTAGCCCCAATCGCCATGCCGAAGTCGATGATTGGAACGACTTGCTCGATTTCATAACTCATGTGCGCGAGGTCACGGGCCTGCCGACGGGAATTAAAACCGTAATGGGATCTGAAGCAGCCTTTGCAGAATTCTTCGACACTATAATAGAGAGAGGCGTTGAAACCGCGCCCGACTTTATCACGCTAGATGGTGGTGAAGGCGGAACGGGTGCAGCACCAATGCCGTTAATCGACTTGGTTGGCGTTTCTATCCGTGAGGCGCTGCCGCTGGTGAGCGCTATGCGCAATGAGCGCGGTCTTAAGGATCGCATCCGAATTGTTGCCTCCGGCAAGTTGGTGAACCCTGGTGATATTGCTTGGGCGCTGTGCGCTGGGGCCGATTTTGTAACTTCGGCGCGCGGGTTCATGTTCAGCTTGGGCTGTATCCAGGCCCTTAAATGTAACAAGAATACTTGCCCGACAGGCATCACGACCCATGATCCGCGTTTTCAGCAGGGTCTCGTACCAGAGGAAAAGTGGGAAAAGGTCGCCGCGTATGCCAAAGGCATCAACAAAGAGGTCGAAACGATTGCCCATTCTGTCGGCGTGGCCGAACCGCGCCTGATGCGCCGCAATCATGTTCGCATCGTCCAACCACACGGCAATAGCATCCCGCTTTCGACACTTTACCCTTCTTAA